Proteins encoded together in one Pontiella desulfatans window:
- a CDS encoding ACT domain-containing protein: MKLKQLSVFLENKPGRLRELCGLLAENGINIITLSLADTEQFGILRLIVKDYDEAKALLVENGFVAKLTDVVAVEVNDQPGGLSKILEIEQESGISVEYMYAFTIKSGENAVLLFRFDDNDKAVEALQKANLNILDCVELYQRAEA; this comes from the coding sequence ATGAAACTAAAGCAACTGTCCGTATTCTTAGAGAACAAACCCGGCCGCTTGCGCGAGCTTTGCGGACTGTTGGCGGAAAACGGCATCAACATTATTACGCTTTCGCTGGCCGATACGGAGCAGTTCGGCATCCTGCGCCTGATCGTGAAGGACTACGACGAAGCCAAGGCGCTGCTGGTTGAAAACGGCTTTGTCGCCAAGCTGACCGATGTGGTTGCCGTGGAAGTGAACGACCAGCCCGGTGGCCTGAGCAAGATCCTCGAGATTGAGCAGGAGTCCGGCATCAGCGTTGAATACATGTATGCCTTCACCATCAAAAGCGGCGAAAACGCGGTGTTGCTGTTCCGTTTCGACGACAACGACAAAGCGGTTGAGGCCCTCCAGAAGGCCAACCTCAACATTCTGGACTGCGTCGAGCTCTACCAGCGCGCCGAAGCGTAA
- a CDS encoding phenylacetate--CoA ligase family protein, giving the protein MSKFVVENRIWDQEEALPRDQLAALQGAKLKETVERVQHVPFYKEAFAASGITPGTIQSLDDLQRLPFTTKADLREEYPVRMLAVDRSEVARYHGSSGTTGTPTMVAYTHNDLKVWANLCARFLTGGGLLPQHTVQIAFGYGLFTGGFGLHYGIEHVGAAVIPAAAGNTPKQIMLMMDMQVDALVCTPSYALNISEFILQNDIPRSALNLKYAHFGGEPWTEDMRTRIEDEMGILCFNNYGLSEVIGPGVSGECAVRDGMHISEDAFIVECIHPETLEPVGPGEEGELVFTSLCKEAMPIIRYRTRDIASLNPEPCACGRTTVRMSRVTGRSDDMLIIKGVNVYPSQIEQALLRVEGTAPHYLIEVDRPDRKDVATVKVEMTEKSFSSSMKQMQELKDKIDRAIQGTTGLRMNIELVSPSSLDRFVGKAQRVIDRRKKV; this is encoded by the coding sequence ATGAGTAAATTTGTTGTCGAAAACCGCATTTGGGACCAGGAAGAGGCGTTGCCACGCGACCAGTTGGCGGCGCTGCAGGGCGCGAAGCTAAAGGAGACGGTGGAGCGCGTCCAGCATGTTCCCTTTTATAAGGAGGCGTTTGCCGCATCCGGCATAACGCCCGGCACGATCCAATCGCTGGATGATCTTCAGCGCCTGCCCTTCACCACCAAGGCCGATCTCCGCGAAGAATATCCGGTACGCATGCTGGCGGTGGACCGCTCGGAGGTGGCGCGCTACCATGGTTCGTCCGGCACCACCGGAACCCCAACCATGGTGGCCTACACCCATAACGACCTGAAGGTGTGGGCAAACCTGTGCGCACGATTCCTGACCGGCGGCGGCCTGCTGCCGCAACACACGGTTCAGATTGCGTTCGGCTATGGCCTGTTCACCGGCGGATTCGGACTGCACTATGGCATCGAGCATGTCGGGGCGGCGGTCATTCCGGCGGCGGCGGGTAACACCCCGAAACAGATCATGCTGATGATGGACATGCAGGTGGACGCGCTGGTCTGCACACCGAGCTATGCGCTGAACATTTCCGAGTTCATTCTCCAAAACGACATCCCCCGCTCCGCCCTGAATTTAAAGTATGCCCACTTTGGCGGGGAGCCGTGGACGGAGGACATGCGCACCCGCATCGAAGATGAAATGGGCATCCTCTGTTTCAACAACTATGGCCTGAGCGAAGTCATCGGCCCCGGCGTCAGCGGCGAGTGCGCCGTGCGCGACGGCATGCATATTTCCGAGGATGCCTTCATCGTCGAATGCATCCATCCCGAGACCCTCGAACCGGTCGGTCCAGGCGAGGAAGGCGAGCTGGTTTTCACCTCCTTGTGCAAGGAAGCGATGCCGATCATCCGCTACCGCACCCGCGACATTGCCTCGCTCAACCCCGAACCATGCGCCTGCGGCCGCACCACCGTGCGCATGAGCCGCGTGACCGGACGCAGCGACGACATGCTGATCATCAAGGGCGTGAACGTCTATCCCTCGCAGATCGAACAGGCGTTGCTGCGCGTCGAAGGCACCGCCCCCCACTATCTGATCGAAGTCGACCGGCCCGACCGCAAGGACGTGGCTACGGTCAAGGTGGAGATGACCGAGAAATCCTTTAGCTCCAGCATGAAGCAGATGCAGGAGCTCAAGGATAAGATCGACCGCGCCATCCAGGGCACCACCGGCCTGCGCATGAACATCGAACTGGTTTCGCCCAGCTCGCTCGATCGCTTCGTTGGCAAGGCCCAGCGCGTGATCGACCGGCGGAAGAAGGTTTGA